Below is a genomic region from Methylobacterium sp. FF17.
CGTGATCTCGGACAGCCGCGCGCAGACCAGCGCCGCGTAGAGCGGATGCGCGGTGATGCCCGTGCCGATGGCGGTGGCGCCCATGTTGATCTCGCGGATCAGCAGCGCGGCCTCCCCCAGCCGGGCCTCGTCCTCGCGCAGCATCAGCGCGTAGGTGCCGAATTCCTGGCCGAGCGTCATCGGCACCGCGTCCTGCAACTGCGTGCGGCCCATCTTCAAGATGTCCGCGAACTCCGTGGATTTGGCGGAGAAGCTGGCGCGCAGACCGGCCATCGCGTCGATCAGCTGGCGGATGGCGCCGGTCGCCGCGATCTTCAGGGCCGTCGGGTACACGTCGTTGGTGCTTTGGCCCATGTTGACGTGCTCGTTCGGGTGCAGGTGCTCGTAGGCGCCGCGCCCGTGGCCGAGGATCTCCAGCGCCCGGTTGGCGATGACCTCGTTGGCGTTCATGTTGGTGGAGGTGCCGGCCCCGCCCTGGATCAGGTCGACCACGAACTGGTCGTGCAGGGCGCCGGCGCGGATCTCCTCGCAGGCCGCCACGATGGCGTCGGTGCGCGCCGCGTCGAGGAGGCCGAGCTCCCGGTTGGCCAGCGCCGCCGCCTGCTTGATGGCCGCGAGCGCGTTGATGAGGTCGGGGCAGTCGGCCAGGGTCCGCCCGGTGATCGCGAAGTTCTCGACGGCGCGCAGGGTGTGGACGCCGTAATAGGCCGTGGCCGGCACCTCGCGGTCGCCCAGAAGGTCGTGCTCGGTGCGGGTCGGAAGGTCGGTCACGGCTCTCTCCTGGTGTCCGGAAGTGATCGGCGCGCGGATGCGATCCGGCACGCCGTGCAGGGCGGAAAACGGCCACTCGGCCGCGACGGCGCGGCCGCACTCACGGCTTCGCCTCGGGTCTTCGTGGAGGGATGGGGGTATCGTCGCGCCCGCGATGCGAACCGGCTGCGGCTCAGGACGCCACTGAGGAGGGGATTAGTCCGGCGCCGCGCCGACCGCCAATGCTCATTGCGACAGGAACTAGTCCTGCAATGCATAGTTTGGCGCGTCGAGGGCGGCCGCGTTCCAGACAGCGTCGAGAAAGGGCCGCGCGCGCTCGGCGCTGCGGTACAGACGGATCTCCATCAGCATCTCGGAACTCACCACGTCGAGCGCGCCGGAGGCGATCTCGCTTGCGACCAGGCTCACCGGCAGCCAGGCGACGCCGTGGCCGGCGAGCGCCATGGAGCGCAAGGCCTCGGCCATGGAATTCTCGTTGGTGTGGATCGGGTAGGTGACGGGCGCACCCTCCTTCGATTGGGCGATCGCCGCGAGGAGCCCGAGGAACGAGCCGCGCGAATATTGCAGCAATGGCCGGCGTCCCTCGCGATCCGGCGGCAGGCCGTGGGGGGCGGCCACCGCGACGAGGCTGTCGCGCCCGATGACCCGGTGCGGGTAGCGCTCGGGGTCCAGCGGCATCGGGATGCCCGGATGGTGATAGGTCAGCAGGAGGTCGTAGCCGCCCTCCACCAGCGCCTGGACGCAGATGTTGAAGTTGTCGGGCAGGACCCTGCTCGCCATCGGCCCCACCGCTTCCCGGATGCCGGCGAGCCAGCGCGGCAGCACGGACAGGCAGAGCGAGTGCAGAGCCGCCACCGTCACCACCGGCAGGCCGGAGCGTTCGCTGCGGTTGCGGAAATCCGCGCGGCTGACGGTGAGGAGGCGCGAGACCTCCTCGGCGGTCTCCAGGAACTGGCGGCCATCGGCCGTGAGGGTGATCGGGTAGGTGCTGCGGTCGAGGAGCACGGTTCCGAGCCAGACCTCCAGGGAGCGGATGCGCCGGCTGAAGGCCGATTGGGTGACGAACCGGGCCTCGGCCGAGCGCGAGAAGCTGCGGGTCTCGGCGAGGCTGATGAAATCCTCGATCCACTTGAGTTCCATCGTCGTCCTTCGGCCGGCGCGCGCGCCTCGTTCGCCGTGAGGGCCGGCCGCGAACTCTCGCATCCGCGCGCGCGACGCGGCAAGGTGGACCCCGCCTCGGCCCTTTTCCTCGGGCGGTCCAACCTTTGCTGTGTCTCTCCCCGTGCTGGGCGCCTCCGGCGGAGTGCCTCGGCGCCCCGAGGGGCGGCGAGCGCCCAGTCCCATCCCGCGAGAGAGTCTTGCATGCGAACGCCCCCGACGTCCGAACCCGCCCCGCGCCAGCCCGCGCGCGCCGCCATCGCCGCCTTCGTCGGCACCACCATCGAGTGGTACGATTTCTTCATCTACGGCACCGCCGCCGCCCTCGTGTTCGGGCCGCTGTTCTTCGCGGAGGCGACGCCCTTCGTGGCGACGCTGGCGGCCTTCGGCACCTTCGCGGTCGGCTTCTTCGCCTGGCCCCTCGGCGGGCTGGTCTTCGGCCATATCGGTGACCGGGTCGGACGCAAGAAGGCGCTGGTGGTCACCCTGGTGATGATGGGGCTGGCCACCACCGGCATCGGCCTGCTGCCGACCTATGCCAGCATCGGGATCTGGGCGCCCGTGGCCCTGGTGGCCCTGCGCATCCTCCAGGGCATCGCCGTGGGGGGCGAGTGGGGCGGGGCCGTGCTGCTCGCGGCCGAGCACGCCCCGAAGGGCCGCTCGACCTTCTTCGCCTCCTTCGCCCAGCTCGGCAGTCCGGCCGGGCAGATCCTCTCGCTGCTGGCCTTCCGCCTCGCCGGGCTCATGGACAAGGAGAGCTTCCTCGCCTGGGGCTGGCGCCTGCCGTTCCTCATCAGCATCGTCCTGCTCCTCGTCGGCCTGTTCATCCGCCTCGGCGTCGGCGAATCACCCGAATTCGAGGAGAACCGGGCCAAGCGGGGGCCGGCCCCGGCCCCGATCCGCGAGGTGCTGGCGACCTCCCTGCGGCCCCTCGTCCTGGCGACCGGCGCCAACACCTTCGCGATCGGCTCGGTCTACCTCTTCAACACCTTCATGATCACCTACACCACCCAGTATCTCGGCCTGCCCCGGGCGACGATCCTCGACGCGCTGCTGGTGGCGGCCTGCGTCCAGTTCGTGATGACGCCCGTCGGCGCGCGGATCGCCGAGGCCATCCGCAACGAGCGCCTGTTCCTGCAGGGCACCCTGATCTGGGCGATGCTGGCACCCTATCCGCTCTTCCTCCTGGTCGATCTCGGCTCGGTCCCCGCCCTGGTGCTCGGCCTCGCCCTCAACGTCGTCGGCACCGCCACCTTCTACGCGGTCATCGCCGGATACGTGGCCAGCGCCTTCCCGACGCGGGTGCGCTACACCGCGATCTCGGTGGCCTATCAGGTCTGCGGCGCGGTGGCGGGCGGGCTCACCCCGATCATCGGCACCATCCTGGCCGAGCGCTTCCAGGGCCACTGGTGGCCCATCGCCGCCTTCGGCACCACGCTCGCGGCGATCTCGTTCGTCTGCGTCACCGCGCTCGGCCGTTACCGGGCCCGCACCCTGCGCATGGAGCTGGCCCGCGCCTGACGGGGGTGGGGCATGCTGGGCTAAGCGGCCGTCACCCCTTGCCCCGGAGCCCCACACCTTCTATTGCGACGCGATAGCTCGATCCCGTGACCCGGCGCAGCCGGCCGCATTCCTGCGGCCCGTCGCGTGACGGGCTCGTCTCGCTTCCGGATACCCTATGAAGCTTCGCAACATCGCCATCATCGCCCACGTCGACCACGGCAAGACGACGCTCGTCGACAAGCTGCTGTCCCAGTCGGGCTCGTTCCGCGAGAACCAGCGCGTGGAAGAGCGCGCCATGGACTCGAACGACCTCGAGAAGGAACGCGGCATCACGATCCTGGCCAAGGCCACGTCCGTGGTCTGGAAGGACACCCGCGTCAACGTCGTCGACACCCCCGGCCACGCCGATTTCGGCGGCGAGGTGGAGCGCATCCTCTCGATGGTGGACGGCGTGATCGTCCTCGTCGACGCCGCCGAGGGCCCGATGCCCCAGACCAAGTTC
It encodes:
- a CDS encoding MFS transporter, which produces MRTPPTSEPAPRQPARAAIAAFVGTTIEWYDFFIYGTAAALVFGPLFFAEATPFVATLAAFGTFAVGFFAWPLGGLVFGHIGDRVGRKKALVVTLVMMGLATTGIGLLPTYASIGIWAPVALVALRILQGIAVGGEWGGAVLLAAEHAPKGRSTFFASFAQLGSPAGQILSLLAFRLAGLMDKESFLAWGWRLPFLISIVLLLVGLFIRLGVGESPEFEENRAKRGPAPAPIREVLATSLRPLVLATGANTFAIGSVYLFNTFMITYTTQYLGLPRATILDALLVAACVQFVMTPVGARIAEAIRNERLFLQGTLIWAMLAPYPLFLLVDLGSVPALVLGLALNVVGTATFYAVIAGYVASAFPTRVRYTAISVAYQVCGAVAGGLTPIIGTILAERFQGHWWPIAAFGTTLAAISFVCVTALGRYRARTLRMELARA
- the aspA gene encoding aspartate ammonia-lyase, yielding MTDLPTRTEHDLLGDREVPATAYYGVHTLRAVENFAITGRTLADCPDLINALAAIKQAAALANRELGLLDAARTDAIVAACEEIRAGALHDQFVVDLIQGGAGTSTNMNANEVIANRALEILGHGRGAYEHLHPNEHVNMGQSTNDVYPTALKIAATGAIRQLIDAMAGLRASFSAKSTEFADILKMGRTQLQDAVPMTLGQEFGTYALMLREDEARLGEAALLIREINMGATAIGTGITAHPLYAALVCARLSEITGIPLETAEDLVEATQDCGAFVQLSGVLKRVAVKLSKTCNDLRLLSSGPRAGFNEINLPARQAGSSIMPGKVNPVIPEVVNQVAFEVIGNDVTITFAAEAGQLQLNAFEPIIAYSLFNSLTHLRAACITLDLHCVRGITANRERLRASVEQSIGIVTALNPYIGYRNATAVALEAHATGRGVYDLVLEKGLMAKEQLDAVLQPDRLTRPQAFAAA
- a CDS encoding LysR family transcriptional regulator, coding for MELKWIEDFISLAETRSFSRSAEARFVTQSAFSRRIRSLEVWLGTVLLDRSTYPITLTADGRQFLETAEEVSRLLTVSRADFRNRSERSGLPVVTVAALHSLCLSVLPRWLAGIREAVGPMASRVLPDNFNICVQALVEGGYDLLLTYHHPGIPMPLDPERYPHRVIGRDSLVAVAAPHGLPPDREGRRPLLQYSRGSFLGLLAAIAQSKEGAPVTYPIHTNENSMAEALRSMALAGHGVAWLPVSLVASEIASGALDVVSSEMLMEIRLYRSAERARPFLDAVWNAAALDAPNYALQD